From a single Paraburkholderia sp. D15 genomic region:
- a CDS encoding methyl-accepting chemotaxis protein yields MLAMAIVTFEQLGGIDRNAKSQQQDSMPGLYYATAMRAAWFENYSVTQRLIYIDTDPDAVKRDTLRLQETQQTLQKLLNDYSATIFREVDRELFNDFRQQQAQYVPIQASLLNVLPASKENAARIFNAQLTPIWETGRLSVRKLVENNKSYADASAESIRGSVEATRIVLLVMLLLAAAVAVLSGYWLLRAVTTPMAKVLQVVDVMRTGDLTQRLHLNRADEIGALEAGFNRMTDELTALVGQAQKSAVQVTTSVTEIAATSREQQATANETAATTTEIGATSREIFATSRDLLRTMNEVSEVAGQSAALAGTGHTGLARMEETMRLVMEAAGSVNAKLAILNEKASNINQVVATITKVADQTNLLSLNAAIEAEKAGEYGRGFAVVATEIRRLADQTAVATYDIEQMVKEIQSAVAAGVMGMDKFSEEVRRGMLDVQNVGGHLTQIIQQVQALAPRFSMVNEGMQTQATGAEQITQALTQLSEAAQQTAESLRQSTQAIDDLTHVANSLRTGVSRFKVVA; encoded by the coding sequence ATGCTGGCAATGGCAATCGTCACTTTCGAACAGCTCGGCGGCATCGACCGGAATGCGAAGAGCCAGCAGCAGGATTCCATGCCCGGCCTCTACTACGCCACCGCCATGCGCGCGGCGTGGTTCGAGAACTACTCCGTCACGCAGCGCCTCATCTACATCGACACGGACCCGGATGCGGTCAAGCGCGACACGCTGCGTCTGCAGGAAACCCAGCAAACGCTCCAGAAACTGCTCAACGATTACAGCGCGACAATCTTCCGCGAAGTCGACCGCGAACTGTTCAACGACTTCCGTCAGCAACAGGCGCAGTACGTGCCGATCCAGGCATCACTGCTGAACGTGCTGCCCGCGTCGAAGGAAAACGCCGCGCGCATCTTCAACGCGCAACTCACGCCGATCTGGGAAACCGGCCGGCTGTCGGTCCGCAAGCTGGTCGAAAACAACAAGAGCTACGCGGATGCGTCTGCCGAAAGCATTCGCGGCTCGGTCGAAGCCACCCGCATCGTGCTGCTCGTGATGCTGCTGCTTGCTGCCGCGGTCGCCGTGCTGTCCGGCTACTGGCTGCTGCGCGCAGTCACCACGCCGATGGCGAAGGTGCTGCAGGTCGTCGACGTCATGCGCACCGGCGACCTGACGCAACGTTTGCACCTCAACCGCGCGGACGAAATCGGCGCGCTCGAAGCGGGCTTCAACCGCATGACCGATGAACTCACCGCGCTGGTCGGCCAGGCGCAGAAGTCGGCGGTTCAGGTCACCACGTCGGTAACGGAAATCGCCGCGACCTCGCGCGAACAGCAGGCCACCGCCAACGAAACCGCCGCGACCACCACCGAAATCGGCGCGACCTCGCGCGAGATCTTCGCGACATCGCGCGACCTGCTGCGCACCATGAACGAGGTGTCGGAAGTGGCGGGCCAATCGGCGGCGCTCGCGGGCACCGGCCACACCGGCCTCGCGCGCATGGAGGAAACCATGCGGCTCGTGATGGAAGCGGCGGGCTCCGTCAACGCGAAGCTGGCCATCCTCAACGAGAAGGCCAGCAATATCAATCAGGTGGTCGCCACGATCACCAAGGTGGCGGACCAGACCAACCTGCTGTCGCTGAACGCGGCGATCGAAGCGGAAAAGGCCGGCGAATACGGCCGCGGCTTCGCGGTGGTGGCGACCGAAATCCGCCGCCTCGCCGATCAAACCGCGGTTGCGACCTACGACATCGAACAGATGGTCAAGGAGATCCAGTCGGCGGTCGCGGCAGGCGTGATGGGCATGGACAAGTTTTCCGAGGAAGTGCGCCGCGGCATGCTCGACGTGCAGAACGTCGGCGGCCATCTCACGCAGATCATCCAGCAGGTGCAGGCGCTCGCGCCGCGCTTCTCGATGGTCAACGAGGGCATGCAGACTCAGGCCACCGGCGCCGAGCAGATCACGCAAGCGTTGACGCAGTTGTCGGAGGCCGCGCAGCAAACCGCGGAATCGTTGCGCCAGTCGACCCAGGCGATTGACGATCTGACGCATGTCGCCAACAGTCTGCGCACCGGCGTGTCGCGCTTCAAGGTCGTGGCCTGA
- a CDS encoding ecotin precursor, with the protein MKKIAVALVMVGSLSMAGQASAHGHGGAVVGALIGGAVLGAVVSSALNPAPVVAYQQPVYAQPVYQPAPVYAGPPPGYCYDQYRGGYVACGAPPPPAQYGYPEPQPGW; encoded by the coding sequence ATGAAAAAGATCGCAGTCGCATTGGTGATGGTTGGAAGTCTCAGCATGGCCGGGCAAGCTTCGGCGCACGGTCACGGCGGGGCGGTGGTCGGCGCGCTGATCGGTGGCGCCGTGCTGGGTGCGGTGGTGAGTTCGGCGCTGAATCCCGCGCCGGTAGTCGCCTATCAGCAACCGGTGTACGCGCAGCCGGTGTATCAGCCCGCGCCCGTCTACGCGGGGCCGCCGCCGGGATATTGCTATGACCAGTACCGGGGTGGTTACGTCGCGTGCGGGGCACCGCCGCCGCCCGCGCAGTATGGATATCCGGAGCCGCAACCGGGTTGGTAA
- a CDS encoding CheR family methyltransferase: MNAHHDNAPLYRRFADLLHRTMGLDAASLGHSAIERAVDQRAAAWRADGHADAPLADFLNAAQTSPSIVQALVEAVVVPETWFYRDADAFKALARLALERLYERGERSERGAALPIRILSLPCSTGEEPYTIAMSLLDAGFDASQFRIDAMDISEGSLAIAQRAHYGRNSFRGNAFPFRDAHFTRTEDGWRLSSRVVDTVRFSRANLMHLDTAALGVYDFVFCRNVLIYFDRDAQQSALQALDSMLADNGTLFVGPAETGLLMRYGMQSAKIPLAFAFHHASLDAQTPNNRHGATAPLATAAALAMTHAPVPALAPLPVYSAEPFAWPDPVARTTSSATSGAGEPGRSADGATSTLTPAMPRNALFADTHRLDHRAEAAALRRDSAITLKPFTSRSPAPDLPPVSANAPTNAARDSLQAAHALADAGRLTEAATAINVFLEQHAPQADAFYLLGVLADAGGETNLARGHYRKALYLDPQHAEALAHLATLLELEGDRDGARLLRQRASRAQGAARG, encoded by the coding sequence ATGAACGCGCATCACGACAACGCGCCGCTGTACCGGCGCTTCGCCGACCTGTTGCATCGGACGATGGGGCTCGACGCGGCATCGCTCGGTCATAGCGCGATCGAACGCGCGGTCGACCAGCGCGCCGCGGCCTGGCGCGCGGACGGTCACGCCGACGCGCCGCTCGCCGATTTCCTGAACGCCGCGCAAACATCGCCGTCGATCGTGCAGGCGCTGGTCGAAGCCGTCGTGGTGCCGGAGACCTGGTTCTATCGCGACGCCGATGCGTTCAAGGCGCTCGCGCGCCTCGCGCTCGAGCGCCTGTACGAACGAGGTGAACGCAGCGAACGCGGCGCGGCGCTGCCCATCCGCATTCTGAGCCTGCCCTGCTCCACCGGCGAAGAGCCCTACACGATCGCGATGAGTCTGCTCGACGCGGGTTTCGACGCAAGCCAGTTCCGCATCGACGCGATGGATATCAGCGAGGGTTCGCTGGCAATCGCGCAGCGCGCGCACTACGGCCGCAATTCGTTTCGCGGCAACGCGTTCCCGTTTCGCGACGCGCACTTCACCCGCACCGAAGACGGCTGGCGTCTGTCATCACGCGTCGTCGACACGGTGCGTTTTTCACGCGCCAACCTGATGCATCTGGATACGGCGGCGCTTGGCGTGTACGACTTCGTGTTCTGCCGCAACGTGCTGATCTACTTCGATCGCGACGCGCAGCAGAGTGCGTTGCAAGCGCTCGACAGCATGCTCGCCGACAATGGCACGCTGTTCGTCGGTCCGGCGGAGACGGGATTGCTGATGCGCTACGGCATGCAATCCGCGAAAATTCCGCTGGCCTTCGCGTTTCATCATGCTTCGCTGGACGCGCAAACGCCGAACAACCGGCATGGCGCCACCGCGCCGCTCGCGACCGCCGCCGCCCTCGCGATGACGCATGCGCCGGTGCCCGCGCTTGCGCCCTTGCCGGTGTATTCGGCCGAGCCGTTCGCATGGCCGGACCCGGTGGCGCGTACGACTTCGAGCGCGACATCGGGCGCAGGGGAGCCAGGCAGATCGGCCGATGGCGCCACGTCTACATTGACACCCGCCATGCCGCGCAACGCACTCTTTGCCGACACCCACCGTCTCGACCATCGCGCCGAGGCCGCGGCACTACGGCGCGATTCCGCCATCACCTTGAAGCCGTTCACATCCAGATCCCCCGCACCTGATCTGCCGCCGGTTTCAGCCAACGCGCCCACCAACGCCGCGCGCGACTCGCTGCAAGCCGCGCATGCGCTGGCCGACGCCGGCCGCCTGACGGAAGCCGCCACCGCGATCAACGTTTTCCTCGAGCAGCACGCGCCGCAAGCCGACGCGTTCTACCTGCTCGGCGTACTCGCCGATGCCGGCGGCGAAACAAACCTCGCGCGCGGCCACTATCGCAAGGCGCTCTATCTCGATCCGCAGCACGCGGAAGCGCTCGCCCATCTGGCGACGCTGCTCGAACTCGAAGGCGACCGCGACGGCGCGCGTCTGCTGAGGCAACGCGCGTCGCGCGCACAGGGAGCGGCACGTGGCTGA
- the dinD gene encoding DNA damage-inducible protein D gives MTNQTFDGIKQVGDDNIEFWSARELQPLLEYGTWAKFRHVIQKAEEACQRSGHRVADHFSRTGKMVSLGSGAQRTVEDVRLSRYACYLVVQNGDPSKPVIANGQTYFAIQTRRQELGDAKNFAGLLEDQQRLMLRDELTRHNKKLSAAARSAGVQTATDYAVFQDHGYRGLYGGRSAKDIHIHKRLKKSQKILDHMGSTELAANLFRATQTGDKLKRDGVQGKQQAYRTHFEVGGKVRDTIRELGGTMPEELATPKTSIQQLTRERGKLQQ, from the coding sequence ATGACGAATCAAACCTTTGACGGTATCAAGCAAGTCGGCGACGACAATATTGAATTCTGGTCGGCGCGTGAGCTTCAACCGCTTCTTGAATACGGCACGTGGGCCAAATTCCGGCACGTCATCCAGAAGGCGGAGGAAGCTTGCCAACGCTCCGGCCACCGGGTCGCTGACCATTTTTCCCGAACGGGAAAAATGGTCAGCCTCGGCTCCGGCGCACAGCGAACGGTCGAAGACGTCCGGCTGTCGCGCTACGCGTGCTATCTGGTCGTGCAGAACGGCGACCCGTCCAAGCCGGTGATCGCGAATGGTCAAACCTACTTCGCGATCCAGACCCGCCGGCAGGAACTCGGAGATGCCAAGAACTTTGCCGGCCTTCTGGAAGATCAGCAGCGGCTGATGCTCCGGGACGAACTGACTCGCCACAACAAGAAGCTCAGCGCTGCCGCGCGCTCCGCAGGCGTGCAGACCGCGACGGATTATGCTGTGTTTCAGGACCACGGCTACAGAGGCCTGTACGGCGGCCGGAGCGCAAAGGATATCCACATCCACAAGCGTTTGAAGAAAAGCCAGAAAATCCTCGACCATATGGGCAGCACCGAACTCGCCGCCAATCTTTTCCGCGCAACCCAGACGGGAGACAAACTCAAGCGCGACGGCGTGCAAGGCAAGCAGCAAGCCTATCGGACGCACTTCGAAGTAGGCGGGAAGGTACGCGACACGATCCGCGAACTCGGCGGGACCATGCCCGAAGAGTTAGCTACACCGAAGACGAGCATCCAGCAGCTCACGAGGGAACGCGGAAAACTGCAGCAGTAA
- a CDS encoding chemotaxis protein CheW translates to MLFILFTLDSERYVIDATQVERLMPLTPHAPPKSIPGAPSWVAGVLDHEGAPLPVIDLPALALGRPAAQLMSTRVVLVRYPHAGDVRLLALLLEGATRTVRLDLDAFHDAGIDLPHARYLGPVASDAGGLVQWIRVEHLLPDHVKALLFPEAHA, encoded by the coding sequence ATGCTCTTCATCCTCTTCACGCTCGATAGCGAACGCTACGTGATCGACGCGACGCAGGTGGAGCGTCTGATGCCGCTCACGCCCCACGCTCCGCCGAAGTCGATCCCCGGCGCACCGTCGTGGGTAGCGGGCGTGCTGGATCACGAGGGTGCACCGCTGCCGGTGATCGATCTGCCCGCGCTCGCACTCGGCCGCCCCGCCGCGCAACTGATGTCGACGCGCGTGGTGCTGGTGCGCTATCCGCACGCGGGCGACGTGCGTCTGCTCGCGCTGCTGCTCGAAGGCGCGACGCGCACCGTGCGTCTGGATCTCGACGCGTTTCATGACGCCGGCATCGACCTGCCGCACGCTCGCTACCTCGGCCCGGTCGCGAGCGACGCGGGCGGCCTGGTGCAGTGGATCCGCGTCGAGCATCTGCTGCCGGATCACGTCAAGGCGCTGCTGTTTCCCGAGGCGCACGCATGA